The nucleotide sequence ATAATCTCTTCACAATTCATCACTCTTTTGCTTTTCAAGTTAGTTTACTTCACTTTTCTTCTCATCTTTTCACTTCTCTCTACCTCAGCTATTGTCTACACAACAGCATCAATCTTCACTTCCAAAgatgtttctttcaaaaaagtgATGAAAATTGTTCCTAAGGTTTGGAAGAGACTCATGATCACTTTTTTATGTGCCTATGCTGCTTTTTTTGCTTAcaattttataactttttttgttataatctTGTTAGCAATTACTATTAGTATAAAAAGTGGTGgtattgttttgttgattttcataatgatattttatttcattggaTTTGTTTACCTTACTTTGATATGGCAACTAGCTAGTGTTGTCACAGTGTTGGAAGATTTCTACGGAATCAAAGCTATGGTGAAAAGCAAGGAATTAATAAAAGGGAAAATGggtttatcaatatttatatttttggtgcTTAATGTTTCATTTGTTTTGATAAGGTTGGTTTTTAAGGTAGTGGTTGTGAATGGAAGATGGTGTTTTGGTTATGTGGACAGAACAGGTTATGGGATACTATGTTTCTTGTTCTTGTCTTGTTTGTTCTTGTTTGGACTTGTTTTGCAAACTGTGCTTTATTTAGTTTGCAAGAGTTATCATCATGAGAATATTGATAAATCTGCTTTGGCTGATCATCTTGAAGTTTATCTTGGAGAGTATGTTCCATTGACGGCTAAGGATGTTCAATTGGAGAATTATCGTGTTTGAGTAGGAATCAAATTTggttatgttatgatgttagaTTATTACATGATAGTACCATGAGACATTAATGTATGTTTAAgtttattgattatatttgttattataTCTTTTGTAGTGTTGATGATAAATGgaattttattttgtgaatttaAGAGACGAATGAAGTGAATTCAAATGGTTGCTATGTTAATCTACacattgattattttgttttacttggtaataaaataatacgaCAAATGTGTTCCCGTCAACATAGTTCAGTTGATAGAGATATACATTATTATAGATAAGGATTGAGattctaaccactaaactatttgaccaaaataaaataaaaaataacatgacaAGGTCATATGTTTTTTTGGGTAGAAATAACAAGGTCATATGTGGCTGCTATTGCAAATTTAGATATTAATCAATGTTCTGACTTTTGTTCGTATGTATTTTAGACTTTCTTTTATATTAGTTTTATTGGCAGTATCAA is from Medicago truncatula cultivar Jemalong A17 chromosome 1, MtrunA17r5.0-ANR, whole genome shotgun sequence and encodes:
- the LOC25482426 gene encoding uncharacterized protein encodes the protein MDKEQEDMQFLGFFGCYKESFKIIFSWRKIFTQITLTLLLPLSFIFLFHIEVSNLIFKKIQHTEEQIDHTQQGTPKYEKLTDIISSQFITLLLFKLVYFTFLLIFSLLSTSAIVYTTASIFTSKDVSFKKVMKIVPKVWKRLMITFLCAYAAFFAYNFITFFVIILLAITISIKSGGIVLLIFIMIFYFIGFVYLTLIWQLASVVTVLEDFYGIKAMVKSKELIKGKMGLSIFIFLVLNVSFVLIRLVFKVVVVNGRWCFGYVDRTGYGILCFLFLSCLFLFGLVLQTVLYLVCKSYHHENIDKSALADHLEVYLGEYVPLTAKDVQLENYRV